One part of the Glycine max cultivar Williams 82 chromosome 14, Glycine_max_v4.0, whole genome shotgun sequence genome encodes these proteins:
- the LOC112999396 gene encoding uncharacterized protein, with the protein MMGKKKPQKTKELSVAIAEASSTIDEKEQHEVQVQPQPQAPRKRGRPRKIVLKLEESEEEKAQVIEQGGAQGTESSMEKGTTNEEEGTSSACMRVTTKQEEIQLPKVEPSRSRARRKSKPRKSS; encoded by the coding sequence ATGATGGGCAAGAAGAAGCCACAAAAAACTAAGGAACTTTCTGTGGCAATAGCTGAAGCATCATCAACAATAGATGAGAAAGAGCAACATGAAGTTCAAGTTCAACCTCAACCTCAAGCTCCTCGAAAGAGAGGTAGACCTCGTAAGATTGTTTTAAAGTTGGAAGAAAGTGAAGAGGAAAAGGCACAAGTGATAGAGCAAGGAGGAGCACAAGGCACAGAGAGTTCAATGGAAAAAGGTACAACCAACGAGGAAGAAGGAACATCATCGGCATGCATGAGGGTTACAACAAAACAAGAAGAGATACAACTTCCAAAAGTGGAGCCATCGAGAAGCAGAGCTAGGAGGAAAAGCAAACCCAGAAAGAgcagttaa
- the LOC100799430 gene encoding S-adenosyl-L-methionine-dependent tRNA 4-demethylwyosine synthase, with product MSISISLSSVPARLTLLAVFSATTFYCLYKYHRLRHLKLFLNPNPNPNPKIIFVSETGTSKTLARRLHGLLASNDVAFDLVDAQHYEPEDLPKETLIILVASTWLDGAPSAASRFFATWLADAAADFRAGSLLLSRCRFAVFGVGSRAYGDSFNAVARGLAKHLRALGAAEVVPLFEGDVDGGDVDAVFDRWCEKVVAVLKSGSVVESCDNDGAEESGVVSSSEDESDVDSSEIVDLEDIAGKAPSWRKAVANGEESNEKLNGRREMVTPVIRANLEKQGYKIIGSHSGVKLCRWTKAQLRGRGGCYKHSFYGIESHRCMEATPSLACANKCVFCWRHHTNPVGKSWQWQMDDPIEIVNSAIDLHTNMIKQMKGVPGVTLERLSEGLSPRHCALSLVGEPIMYPGINALVDELHKRRISTFLVTNAQFPEKIKSLKPVTQLYVSVDAATKDSLKAIDRPLFGDFWERFIDSLTALKEKHQRTVYRLTLVKGWNTADIDAYSKLFSLGEPDFVEIKGVTYCGSSTTSKLTMDNVPWHADVKAFSEALALKSQGEYEVACEHAHSCCVLLAKTNKFKIDGQWYTWIDYEKFHDLVASGRSFDSRDYMAATPSWSVYGSEEGGFDPGQLRYRKERHHKSTRNQAG from the exons ATGTCGATATCAATATCGTTATCCTCAGTCCCCGCGCGTCTCACACTCCTCGCTGTCTTCTCCGCCACCACCTTCTACTGCCTCTACAAATATCACCGCCTAAGACACCTTAAACTCTttctaaaccctaaccctaaccctaaccctaagaTTATCTTCGTCTCCGAAACCGGAACCTCCAAAACCCTCGCGCGTCGCCTTCACGGCCTCCTCGCCTCCAATGACGTCGCATTCGACCTCGTCGATGCGCAGCACTACGAGCCCGAGGACCTCCCCAAGGAGACGCTCATCATCCTCGTCGCATCCACGTGGCTGGATGGCGCTCCCTCCGCCGCCTCCCGCTTCTTCGCCACCTGGCTCGCCGACGCGGCCGCCGACTTCCGCGCCGGCTCCCTCCTCCTCTCCCGCTGCCGCTTCGCCGTCTTTGGCGTCGGGAGCCGGGCCTACGGCGACTCCTTCAACGCCGTCGCGAGGGGCCTCGCGAAGCACCTGAGGGCGCTCGGCGCGGCGGAAGTCGTTCCCCTGTTCGAAGGGGACGTCGACGGCGGTGACGTGGATGCGGTTTTCGATCGGTGGTGTGAGAAGGTTGTGGCGGTTTTGAAAAGTGGTAGTGTTGTGGAAAGCTGTGATAATGATGGTGCTGAGGAATCTGGCGTCGTTTCGAGTTCTGAAGATGAGTCTGATGTGGATAGTAGTGAGATTGTTGATCTTGAGGACATTGCTGGTAAAGCTCCGTCGTGGAGGAAGGCGGTGGCTAATGGGGAAGAGAGCAATGAGAAATTGAATGGCAGAAGAGAAATGGTTACTCCGGTGATTCGAGCAAATTTAGAGAAGCAG GGGTATAAAATTATTGGGTCGCATAGTGGTGTCAAGCTTTGTAGATGGACCAAGGCACAGCTTAGAGGTCGAGGTGGTTGCTATAAGCACTCGTTTTATGGAATTGAGAGTCACAG ATGCATGGAGGCAACCCCTAGCTTGGCATGTGCTAATAAATGTGTTTTCTGCTGGAGGCATCACACAAATCCAGTAGGGAAAAGTTGGCAGTGGCAGATGGATGATCCAATAGAGATTGTAAATTCTGCAATAGACCTGCATACAAATATGATTAAACAAATGAAAGGAGTTCCtg GAGTCACCTTGGAGCGATTATCTGAAGGCCTCTCACCACGTCATTGTGCATTATCTCTTGTTGGTGAACCTATTATGTATCCAGGGATAAATGCACTTGTGGATGAGCTGCACAAAAGGAGGATTTCCACTTTTCTAGTTACAAATGCACAATTTCCAGAGAAAATTAAGTCACTGAAACCTGTCACCCAG TTATATGTAAGTGTAGATGCTGCAACAAAGGACTCTTTGAAGGCAATTGATAGACCACTCTTCGGAGATTTCTGGGAGCGATTCATT GATTCCTTGACTGCTCTAAAGGAAAAACATCAGCGAACTGTATACCGTCTGACCCTGGTGAAAGGCTGGAATACCGCAGACATTGATGCTTATTCTAAGCTCTTTAGTTTAGGAGAACCTGACTTTGTTGAAATCAAGGGAGTTACATATTGTGGCTC GTCCACTACATCAAAATTGACAATGGATAATGTCCCTTGGCATGCTGATGTGAAAGCTTTTTCTGAGGCCCTAGCTTTGAAAAGCCAAGGAGAGTATGAAGTCGCGTGTGAGCATGCTCACTCATGCTGTGTCCTCTTAGCAAAAACTAATAAGTTCAAAATTGATGGTCAGTGGTATACATGGATAGACTATGAAAAATTTCATGATCTG GTGGCATCTGGAAGATCTTTTGACAGCAGAGATTACATGGCTGCCACACCATCGTGGTCTGTTTATGGATCAGAGGAAGGTGGATTTGATCCAGGACAATTGAGATATAGGAAAGAGAGACATCACAAGTCAACCCGCAATCAAGCAGGTTAG